The genomic interval TGTTCTTACGGAAATAGTAGATCGGATTGTGGCCGGCGCTACAGAAGTAGGCGGAGCCGTCCTTTTCAAAGAGAAAAAAGATTCCCGTGGCGAAAAAGGTGCCTTGTAGAGTTTCGAAAAGATTGTCGCTGAGTCGATTGAATACCTCGGCCGGATTGATCGTTTCTTTCAGAATATCCTGCATATTGTAGTGAATGATAGAAGTGATCAAGGCCGCCGAAACCCCGTGGCCCGTCGCATCCGCCAAGAAGAATGCCGTGCGAGCCTCGTTGATTTCGATAATGTCGTAGATATCTCCGCTGACCTCCCGCATCGGTTGGTAATGAACGTTTGCGTGGATCAAACGAAATTGTTTTCTTTTTCCGGGAAGAAAACATTCCTGAACGTTCTTTCCGATTTCTAACTCCGTTTGGATCTGTGTATTTTTGAGATGAAGCGCATCAAACTGCGAAGCGATCTGTTCCGCCATTCCGTTGAACGTATTTCCTAACGCATCCAGCTCGTCTTGGGCCGATTGATTCCAAGAAACCCTGGCATTCAAATCTCCGGTGGCCATCGTTTCACTGACTTCTTTGAGAAGAAAAAGACGGATAAAGATCTTACGATAGAGAAAGATTCCAAAAAGAATATGAAAACCGAACCCCCAAACGAGCAGAAGTCCGAGCTGAATATAAAGGGAGCGAAGACGATCGATCATTTCCCGCATTTTGATTTCGGAGATGAGGAACGTCTTCGGGTTGAGAAAAAAAATCAGATGAACAATGAATTGATCCGAATCCAATTCGATATCGTAAGAAGTGTTGAGCGCCGCTTTTGCGCTTGAAATCTTACTCAATTTTGATTTGAGATCGGAGAATGGGGAAACCGCGCCGTTGGAGAGAAGTGTTTTAGTTTTTTCAAGCGAAGTATCTTCGATCTCTAAAACGGTAAAATTGGTGAGACCGATGCTAAAAAGTTTACTCTGAAATTCGTTGATCTGAGAAGAATTTTGATAATCGACATTGCCGAACGATTCTATCTTTTTGAGAATTTCTCTCGCGACTCGATCCGATTCCAGAGTAAAATTCGAAATCAAAAGGTCGGTTTGATTTTCGAAAATCATAACCGCGACAAACGTAAGGTTCACCACGGTTAGGATCGTATAAATGACGATAATCTGTAATCGAAGAGACTTCTTCATGACCAAGATAGATTATCGTTTTTAAATTTTCAAAAATCATTGCATTCTATAAATTGGATTCTTTTGTTTCATTGGATCGAATGCAAAGTTGATTCCGTTTCGGAGTGTAATTCTTCCATTCGATTCTTTCCTAAGAACCAATAGTAGAGCGTTGGAACCGCAAATCGACTGAGAATCGTCGCCGCAATTTCCCCGAAGATCAGAGAAACGGCGAGTCCTTGGAAGATCGGATCCAAGAGCATGATCGCGCTTCCGACGACGACAGCGGACGCGGTGAGAAGCATGGGTCGAAATCGAACTACGCCTGCGTCGATCACCGCTTGTTTGAGCGGTTTTCCCAAACGAATCTCGGATTCGATAAAGTCCACGAGAATGATCGAATTTCGAACGATGATTCCCGCGCCCGCGATAAAACCGATCATCGATGTTGCGGTAAAATAGGCTCCCGTAAACCAATGTCCCGGTAGAATCCCGATCAAAGAGATAGGGATCGGCGCCATGATGATCAGCGGAAGGAAATAATTTTTAAACCAACCGAGAACGAGGACATAGATGAGAATCATCACAAGAGCGAAGGCTCCTCCCAAATCTCGGAAGACTTCGTATGTGATAAACCATTCTCCGTCCCATTTTACGAAAACTTGATCGGTGTTTCGCGGAGTTTCCGCCGTTCCGGTCGGGTAGTGTATCTTCGGCGCCAATTTGAGAATTCCATAGACCGGCGCTTCCTCTGCTCCGTAAAACTCGCTCGTGACGTATTCCACTGATCGCAAGTTCTTTCGGTTTAACGTAAGATTCTCACGAATATAAGAATTATTTAATACACTTTCGGAAGGAATCGATCCGCTTTCCAACGAAGAAACCGTCATCGGACGAAACGGCGCCTGAGAGGAACGAATTCGATCCGCAACCGATAGATCTACAGTGATTTCTTCCGGATGAATCGCTTCGGATAGGGAAAGAATCGGCGTCTCGGAAAAAAGAAACTGTCCGTCTCTCGCGATCGTTTCCGAACGTACTCCCAACACTCCTCCGAGATTGGAATCAAACGGATAGACGATCTTCGGTCTTCCCGCCCTCAAACTCGAATCCAGATCGATGACTCCTTCCTGTTCGGAAAGAATTTTATGAATTTCGAATGCGGTTTTCTTTCGTTCCGTTTCGTTCGGTCCGTAGACCTCGGCTACGAACGTGGCGAGTACGGGAGGTCCGGGAGGAATCTCCAAGACCTTTGTGATCGCGTTCTCCATTCTTCCGAAATTAGCGATCTCTTCACGCAATGACTCGATGATCTCGTGACTTTTGATCGATCGATGTTCCTTGGATTTGAGAACGACGTGAAGATCGATCTGCCAATCCGATTTTCTAAGAAAGCTGTGTTTGACCATTCCCGAAAAGGAGAAGGGAGCCGCTTCTCCTCCGAAAATTTGTACCTTCTCTACATTCTCATTCTTTAATATTCCTTCCGCGAGAATTTTGGAACGATCGATACTTTTGGAAAGGGGAGTTTTCGGATCAAAGTCGATCAACACCTGAAACTCGTCTTTATCGTCGAAAGGAAGCATCTTCACCTTTACCGCTTTGAACGCGACCAAGGAGGAAGCGAGTAGAAGAAGTCCCACGATCCCGACTCCGAATTTGAGGGAATTCACTTTCGATGCGAGCAACCAGTCGACTACCCGTATGTAAATTCGATCCAGTTTGGAAATTTTTTCTTTCTCGGAATGTGAGTGAGTCGTTTTCAAAAGTCGAACACTGATCCAAGGAGTTACGATAAACGCGACCAATAAGGAAAGAAGCATCGCAAGACTCGCTCCGACGGGGATCGGTTTCATATACGGACCCATCAGCCCTCTCACGAACGCCATAGGAAGAATCGCCGCGATCACGGTAAACGTCGCGAGAATCGTCGGATTCCCCACTTCGGAAACGGCTTCGATCGTGGATTCTAAGATTCCTCGTTTTGGATTTTCTTTCAGGTGTCGTTCTATGTTTTCGACGACCACGATCGCGTCGTCGACCAGGATTCCTATCGAGAAGATAAGAGCGAATAACGTGACACGGTTGAGCGTATAACCTAAAAAGTAATAAAGAGCCAAGGTCAATGCCAGCGTTACCGGAATCGCCACTGAAACCACAATGGAAGCCCGAAAACCCATCCAGAGTGCGATTAGGATGCTGACTGAAATTGTCGCGATCAAAAGATGTTCGATCAATTCTTTCGACTTTGCATCCGCTGTGGAACCGTAGTCTCGGATCACGGACATCTTTACGTCTTGCGGAAGACGCTTTCCGAAACTTTCCGCTCTTTCTAAAAGTTCTTGGGATAGAGGGACCACGTTCGTTCCTTTTCTTTTGGAGAAGCTGATTGTGACCGAGTTTTTTTCTTTTCCGTCGATGGTTTTATCGTAGAGAATGGATTGTTTATTTCTTTCCTGCGCACCCTCCGCAATTTCAGCGACGTCTGAAACTCGGATCACACGCCCTCCGCGTTGTGCAACCGGAAGAGAACTTACGTCCTGTAACTTGGAAATCGTCGTTCCCACTTCTACGTCGTATTTTTTTTCCTTTCCCCAGTTTTGTCCGACCGGAAGAAACGTATCGTTGAGTTTTAAGGCATTGGCTATGTCGGAGATGCTGATCCCGGAGCGATTCATTCGAGAAGGGTCTGCGATTACACGAACGGAACGTTTTCTGCCTCCCAAAAGTTCAACCTTGGAAAGATCCGGAGTTCCGGAAAGATCTCTTGCTAAAGGAGCGACTAACGTTCGTAAGGAGTAATCGTCTCTCTGATCGGAGCTAAACGATAGCGCTAAAAAAGGGACGTCGTCGATCGTCAAGGATCGAACGGTCGCCGGTGCCACGTTAGGCGGTAACTCTCTTTGGACTTCCATGAGTTTGTGGTGAATTTTTACGAGAGAGGGTTCCAAGGGTTGTCCGACTTCGAAACGAACGGTGACGATCGCACCATGATCACTACTTGCGGAGTAGACGTATTCTACACCTTCCAAGCCCCAAACCGCTCTTTCAACTGGTTCGGTGACTTTGCGTTCCACTTCGTAACGGCTAAAACCGGGAGCGGAAAGTTGAATGTCGATCATCGGAACCGAGATCTGTGGTTCTTCTTCCTTCGGAGTCAGAAAGACCGCGATGATTCCTAAAAAGAGACTCGAGAAGATAAGAATCGGAGTGAGTTTGGAATGAACAAACGCGAGTGCAATCCTCCCCGCGAAACCTGTCTTCTGTGTTTGTTTATCTTTCATTGGAATTTCCTCTTTTTGAGTAGATGGAGAGCTCGCCTCGAATTCTCAGATATTCCGATTCGGAAGCGGTTTTCATTTTGAGAAGTTGGACCATCGCCGAAAAGGATTCCGCGAGTTGAGGTGCTTGGATGGTTCCGTTGCGGAAAAGTTTTTGAGAAACCTGTAATTGCTCCTCTTGGATTCGGACCGATTCATAGATCGATTTAAGGTTTTCCGAAAGTGTTTTTTCCTGTTGGAGAAGAATTCTAAAATTACTTTCCTCTCTGAGTTTAATCTCTTCGGATTTTTTTTTCGCTCCTTCTGCCTTCACTTTTGCTTCGTCTAACGCGCCTATGTCGGTCGGACTTAAAAGATTCATTTGCAGATAGATGCCGGCGTTGTAAGAATTTGCAAAATTTCGATTCCCGTCGTATGCATACGTTTCCGCGTAGGCCGCCACTTTGGGTAAGAATTTGGATTTTTCCGAATTCACGGATTCTTTCGCTCCGTCCGCATAAGCCGAATAAGCATCCGAGAGAGGAGTATGACCTGATTCTTGTTCGCCCGGAAGAGGAAGATATTCTTCCACAAACTTAAGGAGAGTGTTCTTTTTCGGTTTAAAATCCTCGGGAAGATCAACGGCGAGAAAGTGAAGAGTTTCGTCTGCGCTTTGTCGAACGGTCTCCTGTTCTTTTTTAGAAACATCTAATATAAGTTGTAATGACTTCAGCGCCAAGGATCCGGAAAACCCCACGAGGTTGGAGCGGTTCCCTAACTGATATTGGTTTAGGAAGTCGGAGATTTTACGATGAAGATTTTCAGCGATCTTTCCGTTTTCTTCGGCAAGAAGAATGGATTGATAAGCGACAGCGGCGTTCGAATATTCGCGAAAACGAATGTATTTTTCTTCTGCGTGAACGGCGTTCAATCGTTTCTCTTGTATAAGGGATGCGGATGATTTCCCTCCGCCTTCATAAAGAGGAAGTTCTATTCCCAAGGTCCCTCGGGCGTAGGTTTGAGAGCCCGGATTGTTCAGTGTGTCTTTTGCGAAAATATTCGCGGTATTCGAATTCAAACCGGTGTAGGGTTGATTATTCGTATCCAAAAAATTGGAAGGTTGAGAACGAACGCTCGCAGTGGAGAAGTCCGATTGAGTCGCCGATCTTTGTCCGAGTTTCCCCATAAAATTCAGAGCAGGATCGTTTGTCTGATAGGAACGAACATCGGCGTAAATTTTTGGGAGCCAGTGTTTTTTAGCACGATCCTTCGAGATTTCCGTGGCTTGGACTTCCAGAGCTTTCGATTTTAAGTTGGGGGCCTGCGTTTGAATTTTAGTCCATACTTCCGAAAATTCAAGAACGCTATCGGCGTAAACCTCGCCCCAAAAGGGCGAGGCGAAAAAGGCGAAAAGAATCGGAAGAATTCCTGAAAAGGATTTCATCTCCTTTCTCCTTGAATCTCACGAAGAGAGGGGATTCCGAAACTTTTTAAGATCAGCGACATCGGACAAAAGCCCGCGAATGCAAAGAGGATCATATTGATTCCTACGAGGAAATTCAATAGGAAACCCCAAGGGTTCACGAGTAGTCCCAAAGTAACGCCTATCAAAGATACGGTGCCTGCTATCAAAAAAAGTAGCCTTTCTCTATACCAACGGTTCATCTCATTCTCCTTAGTATATACCCTGTGGGGTATATACTAATTGACATACCCACAGGGGTATATGTTTTTGAAAAGAGATATTTTAATTCTAAAATTTAAGAATTAGAGCTTTTGAGGGAAGAGGGGAATGGATTCGGTATTTGACTCGAGTTGTGCACAGAAATCGAACCTGATGGGGGATACAGTAGTAGAGGCTTTCGTTGAGGCCTTATTCTACATCTTCTCCAACAAACCTCGAAGAAAAAGGATGAGGAATCGATTGAAACGAGCGGATCCAGGAATTTAAAATCGAAACTTAGGATAGGTAGAAGTCTATAGAAGCCTCAAAAGAGCCTTTCGAATCGGTTTAGAGAAGAATTTTTTGATCAAAGGAAAAAAGCGGCTTTGATCGCAGTTCGAATGTTTTCCATATTCGGCTTTTTCTTATTCTCCGTTAGACAACGATCCATATATTCCTGCACGTATGCTTCACCGAATTTTTTGATCGCTTGGCTCGCGGCCTTTAATAGGAGGAGAGTTTTTTCGCAGTCCATCGAATCGTTAAGAAGCCCTTTTTCCACTGCGTCGAGTTGTCCTTTGATCCTGTGGATTCGATTGATCAGAAGTTTGGTGTCGTTTTGATTCGTCATAGCCAAATACCATACGGGGTATATAGGGCGTCAATTGAAATTCTCCACCTTAGTAGTCTTCTGACCCGCCGCGCGCGGCTTATAAGAAACGGATTACAAGAAAGGAACGTTCAAAAGAATTAAAAATGGAGATGAGGAAGAATTCGAAATTCTTAAAATCCCCGAGTTTCTATTTCAAAGAGATTTGGAGGAGGGAGAATGGAAAATCGCATCTACGAGTACGGGAAGGTCGTCTAACGCCGAAATTTTTCCGGTAAGTTTCCATGTATGAAGAACGCCTTCGTAACAGGCGAAGACCCTTCTTGCGAGAAGTTTCGGATCGGTATTCATCGAGATCAAACCTTTCTTTTGCCATTCTCCCAAATAAGAAGTTAGGATTTCGATCGTTTTTAGGGACACTCTTTTTGCCTCTTCCGAAATGGAGTGGGACGTGGAGGCAATCTGTGCAACTGTGTTCGCCATTGGACAACCGGCGAAGCTACTGTTTCGTGTTTGTCTTCTTAAGATTTGAGTCCAAGCGCGAATGAATTCTTGAGGATCGGAGGATCTTGATTTTAATTTTTCCAAAAGGACAAGTTGTTCTTCTCCATAGAATTCGATGTAGGCGCGACCTAAATCGTCTTTGGATGGGAAGTGATCGTAGAAACTCGCCTTTGCCGTTTTCGATTCTTGGATGATTTGATTGATTCCGGTATTTCCATAACCTTGTGATTGAAAGAGTCGAACTGCGGTCTCTAAAATTCTTGATTTTGGGCCGGATTCTCTACTTGACATTCTTCATTCCCTTTGTTGAAATAGTAGACAGACTTGTCTGTTCCGCTCTTCTTTCTTTCATTGAATCGGAGGAATTCGGATAAGGCAAGTCCAATTTGGAGTTTTTATGTCATCAAATGAAACCAGAGAAACCGATTTTTTAAACGTCGCCGGGGTGGCAAAGAGCGTGGAAGAGGCCGTACTCACTCGACATAGCATTCGAGATTACGAATCAAAACCGATCGAAGAGGGTATCTTGCAAGACTTGTTTCAGAAATCGCTCCGAGCGCCGAGCTGGAAGAATAGTCAACCTTGGAAGGTTCATGTCGTAAGCGGAGCGAGAAGAGAAACGATGGCGAAGCTTCTCGTCGAAAGGGCAAAGAAGGGAGAACCGGTTCCCGATACGATCTGGCCGGCTTCTTTTCCGGCGAATGCAAAGAAAAGAATGTTCGATCTTGGAATGAAGATCTATGGAGTCGCCGGAATCGAGCGAAAGGATAAGGATGCGAGGGATCATTTTATGCTTCGGAATTTCGAATTCTTCGGAGCGCCGACTGCGGTGTTTATCACAACCGAGTTTGATTTGAATTTTTATATCGCGCTTGATATCGGATGTTATCTCAATACCTTGATGTTGCTCGCGCGAGGTTACGGCTTAGGGTCCGTTCCGCAGGCGGCATTATCCGCGTTTCCGGAAGTGGTGAGATCGGAGTTGAATCTTTCCGAATCGGAGAAAGTTGTTTGCGGTTTGAGTCTCGGTTATCCAAAGGCTGATTCCAATCTCAATCGATTCCATACTCCCAGAGAAGCTTCGGGAGAACTCCTCAAGTTTTACTGAAGGAACGTTTTTCTCTTTGGTAAGAATGAGTGGTCCGGAAAGTAAAAAAGTAAATTATAATAAACTAAATAACTAATTTATCTTGTTGGGGCAAGGGAAAGAAATTTTTGCGAAGTTCTTCGAGTGAGCCAATTCGGGGAGTTTTTGTAGGAGTTCCGACCAAGCTTAGGAACCGTTTTAGCTTGCAAAAAGAAGAATTTTCTGATAGTGGAATGTCAGCCGGAGATTTTCCCGCCACCTTCCTCCTCCACCCAAAACTCAGCGCGGCACTCTCTACGGATCGCGCCGCAGGGTGGGGTGCGCGACTTCGACGGGGATGTCGGAGTTCCGACGGAGGAATCTTAGGATTTCGATCTTCTTTTTTTGGTCGATCGTTTCTCGATGTGGAACTCGTCGCTGTGATTCCGATTCCTCCGAAAACTCTTATTTCTCGGAGGAAATTTTGCAAGTTTGAAGCAAGAATGTTTTTGAACCGGAGAATTTGAATTTTTCGATCCGCTTGCTCAATGAAGAAGCGTGATAGAACGACCGATGTATCCGACTACGGTTAGAAGGACCAGAAAAACTCCGAACGAGAGGAGCGCTATGCTCAGTCCCGTCGGGGTGTCCCAGCTATACCACTTTCCGAGCGAAAGCTTGACGGAATCTTCGATTTCTTTGCTTTGTAAATTCATGAGAAAGCTCCTTATGTCTTTTATTTCTTTTTCTAAATCGTAAGAACGATTAAGTATCTTAATCAATCTAACTAAATATGTCAACTGATAATCTGCAAAATTCTTCTCGCGAGGAGCTCCTACAGAAACTTTCACTGGTTTGCCATCATTCTAGCAATGCGACCGTTCTCTATCATCAGGCCGCCGCCGAAAAATTCGGGCTCAATGCGACGGATATGAAAACACTCCCTCTCCTGGAAGGTGGTCCGATCACTGCCGGTAAGATAGCGGAATCCCTCGGTTTGACGACCGGAGCCGTTACGTCGGTTATCGATCGTTTGGAGAAGGCGGGAATCGTTCGTCGAAGTGCTGATCCGAACGATCGAAGAAAGGTAGTTGTTGATTTGATACCGGAGGCGATCGAAGACGCGGGAAAGATTTATTCCCCGATGGGGAACGCGATGATGAATCTTTTTCAAAACTACAAAGAAGAAGAATTGAAATTGCTCATTCGTTTTCAAGAAGAGGCAACCAAAATACTCATTCAAGAAGCGACTCATCTTCGTAATTCTTCCCAATCCAAGGAAGAATGATCGTTCCATTCCTTTCTCCCGGTTCGCGAGCGAAAGAACTTTGAGTCTTTTTTACGTTTTTCGGAAGGACGGTTCCGGAATTCCATTTAAGAATTTTAGAATCGCGTTCGTAAAATTCATAGGGTTTCGCGAGAGAAGTTTTTTTGTCTGGACGAATCCTTTCATTCGGATCATTTCAATGAAAATTTATTTCCTCTTTTCAAGGTGAATTTTGATCCGAGGTTTTAGGAGAATTTCATGTCCGAAATTTTAATCATCTTCACGCTTCTGATTCTCTCTCCTTTAGAACTCAAGTTGATCAGTGAAAGAATCAACGCTCGAACGGGAGTTTCCTACGGTAAATCCGAGTTTCTTTTTGAAAATACGAAGGGAGGTTTTTCTTTGATTGAAAACAAAATGTCGGAGTTAAAAGGAAACGAACCTTCCAGGGATTGTATCATCAATCTTTCCAAAGAGGAGGGTGGATTTTACGGAAAACCCGTTCCGAATTCTCCTAAGAATTTGGGTGAAACCGAAGGTCTGACTCATGGAGCGTTAGCCGATCTCTGTAAAAAGGCGTCTCTAAAAAATAAATAATTCTCAATCTTAAAAAACGGGATCAAAAAAATTTCTTTTCCGGGTTGGAAAGGATAAGATGGTCTTAAGCAAATCGATATTTATTTTTACGATTCTCATTCTTTCCGAATCGGAACTCAAGTTGATCGGAGAACAGATCGAAGCGAATCGAATCAATTCTCGGATGGAAGAAAGATTCGAATACACATTCGAAAATTCAAAGGAAGGCGCGGACGCGCTTTCTAAAAAAATGAAAGATCTCAGAGGGACGCTTCCGGCGTACGAATGTCTTATCAATCTTTCTCGAAGCGATGAAGGTCATTACGACAAATGGGTTCGCGATTCTCCCGGAAATTTAGAACACTTTGGAAATCTAAATCACTCCCAACTCGCCGATCTTTGTAAAAAAGCTCACGGACACAATTGAGTTAAAACAAAAAAAATAAACAACCCATTCTTCATCCTCGATTTTAAAACGAAGTCGGGAAGATCGAGAGAAAGGAGCTAAGAAGAATAAAACGGAACCGTTAAGAAAATCCATCGCTTTTGAATTGCCTTTCTGAGAGAAAAATAATAAAGAATAAAAGAGAAGGTAATTAATTCATTGCTTGGAATTTCGGTGATCCTCTATCTCGTCGCAACGATTTTGATCGGAGCGATCGCGTCTCGTTTTGTAAGCGATTCAAAAGACTATGTTCTCGCAGGAAGAAGACTTCCCCTTTTTTTAGCTTCTTCCGCTTTGTTTGCGACTTGGTTCGGTTCGGAGACCTTGCTTGGCGCTTCTTCAAGATTTATAGACGAAGGAGTTTTAGGAGTCATCGAAGATCCGTTCGGCGCGGCCCTCTGTCTTTTTTTGGTAGGACTTTTTTTCGCCAGACCTCTCTATCGGATGAACATTCTTACCTTCGGCGATTTTTATAAGAATCGTTTTGGAAGGAGGGCAGAAGTCGTTTCGAGCATTTTTATGATTCCTTCCTATTTCGGTTGGATCGCCGCTCAGTTCGTCGCGTTGGGAATCATTCTTCACTCCTTGACTGATCTTCCGGTTTCCACGGGAATTTTTCTAGGAGCGGGCGTGGTTTTGGTCTACACGACGATCGGAGGGATGTGGGCGATTTCGCTTACGGACTTTCTGCAGACGATTCTAATTGTATTAGGACTTGCTTATTTAGTCTGGGATCTGAGCGAGAAAGCGGGAGGGATCGGAGTCGTTTTAGGTTCCACGAAACCAGGGTTCTTTCGATTTGTTCCAGAGATGGATGCGAAAAGTATTTTAATTTATATCGCCGCTTGGATGACGATCGGGCTGGGATCGATTCCTCAACAAGATATCTTTCAGAGAGTGATGGCTTCGAAATCGGAAAAGGTTGCGGTTTATTCTTCCCTTTTGGCTTCCTTTTTCTATCTGAGCGTCGCCTTACTTCCGTTACTCGCTGTTCTATGTGCGAGAAAAGTTTATCCGGAGATCGGCGCCGCGGACGCTCAGATGATTCTTCCAAAAACGGTTCTGACTCATACGGGATTGTTTACGCAAATTCTCTTTTTCGGCGCGCTTCTCTCCGCGGTGATGAGCACGGCGAGCGGTGCGATTCTGGCTCCGGCTTCCGTTTTGGGTGAGAACGTTGTTCGTCCCTTCTTAAAAAATCCTTCCGAAAAATATCTTTTAAGAATATTAAGAATTTCTGTTGTTGTGATCACCTTGGTTTCTTTGTCGATGGCGGTTACAAAGAGTAATATCTACGAACTCGTTTCCCAAGCATCAGCGTTAAGTTTGGTTTCCCTTTTTGTCCCCTTAGTCGCCGGACTTTTTTGGAAACGTTCCACGGGAACGGGAGCAGTCGCTTCGATGATCTGCGGGTTTATCGTATGGCTTTTTTGGAATCTCGGTTCTTTTGAAATTCCTGCGTCGATTCCTGGACTGATCGCAAGCTGGTTTGCCCTTCTTGCAGGAGATTTTTTAGAAAGAAGGGGTCTTGGCTTTTCAGTCCAGGGAAGCTTAGAGAAAGAATCGAAAGGGGAAATGTAGGAGCTACTCTACGGAATTCTCTGAAGGTCGGAACCCTTTTTCAAATCGAGACGATTTCCCAAAAAAAGTTTTGTAGGAGTTCCTACAGAATGTTTCGAAAAATCTTCCTTGAAAAGAAACCCAATCTGTGATAAGGGAAATCTTCCGGAGTTTTTCCCGCCGCCTCTCCACCTCCACCCAAGATCAGGGTGGGGCGTGCCTTTCACAAAAAAGCCGTCGGAACAACGAGAAGATTCTCACTCGAAAGGAGGGTCGAACAAAAAGAAAAAGTGGCTTCTCTTGGGTTCCATTCTTCTTTTTATCCTTCGTTGAGGATCGCAGGTTTAGAAAGAAGGAAAGAAAAAAATTCTCCAATAATTTCTTTTCGCGTAGGAGTTCCCCGTCAAACTATGGTCAAAATGTATTTTCGGAGAATTCAATGCCACCCGTTTTAGACGATTCCATTGCGTTTGCGAGAAGACAGGAATCCCAGACAAAACTGGGAGAAGCCTTTCAAGGTCTCTGGATGGAAAACGAAATCAGTTTTGCGATTGCCGGGGGTGGATGTAAGGCGTTTTACGGATTGGGTTTTGGACATGAATTAAAATCCTGGGGATTAAAATTCAGAGAAGTCTCCGGAGTTTCTGCAGGGGCGGCGATGGTTCTCTGTTTGATCTGCGACGGAGAAGAAGAATGTGTGGCCTTTTTCGAAAACATCGTAAGAAAAAATCCTCAGAACTTTTATCTAAGCCGTCTCTTTAAAGGCGAACGGGCATTTCCTCACGAAGAAATGTATCGAAAGACGATCCGTTTTGGAATGGATTTCGAAAAAATCATAAAATCCGGGACGAAAGTTTTCATTCATACGTTACGCGCCATTCCTAAGACGGATTCTTTCAAAAATAAATTCCGCCTCGCGAGACTGATCGCGGAAACGGCGAAAGCATTTTTAGAAGACGAGAGAGATCGCGCGCGGGGACTCAACACGGAAAGGATGCAGAGGGTTCTTAGAAACTGGAATATGAAAGAAGTCTTATTTACGGAAAAAGATTTCAACGATCCCGAAACCGTCGAACAGATCATTCTTAATTCTTCTTCG from Leptospira stimsonii carries:
- a CDS encoding nitroreductase produces the protein MSSNETRETDFLNVAGVAKSVEEAVLTRHSIRDYESKPIEEGILQDLFQKSLRAPSWKNSQPWKVHVVSGARRETMAKLLVERAKKGEPVPDTIWPASFPANAKKRMFDLGMKIYGVAGIERKDKDARDHFMLRNFEFFGAPTAVFITTEFDLNFYIALDIGCYLNTLMLLARGYGLGSVPQAALSAFPEVVRSELNLSESEKVVCGLSLGYPKADSNLNRFHTPREASGELLKFY
- a CDS encoding MarR family winged helix-turn-helix transcriptional regulator → MSTDNLQNSSREELLQKLSLVCHHSSNATVLYHQAAAEKFGLNATDMKTLPLLEGGPITAGKIAESLGLTTGAVTSVIDRLEKAGIVRRSADPNDRRKVVVDLIPEAIEDAGKIYSPMGNAMMNLFQNYKEEELKLLIRFQEEATKILIQEATHLRNSSQSKEE
- a CDS encoding sodium:solute symporter family protein gives rise to the protein MLGISVILYLVATILIGAIASRFVSDSKDYVLAGRRLPLFLASSALFATWFGSETLLGASSRFIDEGVLGVIEDPFGAALCLFLVGLFFARPLYRMNILTFGDFYKNRFGRRAEVVSSIFMIPSYFGWIAAQFVALGIILHSLTDLPVSTGIFLGAGVVLVYTTIGGMWAISLTDFLQTILIVLGLAYLVWDLSEKAGGIGVVLGSTKPGFFRFVPEMDAKSILIYIAAWMTIGLGSIPQQDIFQRVMASKSEKVAVYSSLLASFFYLSVALLPLLAVLCARKVYPEIGAADAQMILPKTVLTHTGLFTQILFFGALLSAVMSTASGAILAPASVLGENVVRPFLKNPSEKYLLRILRISVVVITLVSLSMAVTKSNIYELVSQASALSLVSLFVPLVAGLFWKRSTGTGAVASMICGFIVWLFWNLGSFEIPASIPGLIASWFALLAGDFLERRGLGFSVQGSLEKESKGEM
- a CDS encoding patatin-like phospholipase family protein, with protein sequence MPPVLDDSIAFARRQESQTKLGEAFQGLWMENEISFAIAGGGCKAFYGLGFGHELKSWGLKFREVSGVSAGAAMVLCLICDGEEECVAFFENIVRKNPQNFYLSRLFKGERAFPHEEMYRKTIRFGMDFEKIIKSGTKVFIHTLRAIPKTDSFKNKFRLARLIAETAKAFLEDERDRARGLNTERMQRVLRNWNMKEVLFTEKDFNDPETVEQIILNSSSVPPVVSVQSHGKEYYFDGGLTNNLLLETFPPDSKTIGIYYEPTTIVGKDPKLLERCFLQTPSEPLPITSFDYTDPIGVRGAYELGKQDARLQKERIFEYLKRDWAKAVSSLKSKTNS